The nucleotide window GCGATTGTCATTCTCGTATTGGTGATGATTCCTCAGCTGCAGTACAAGAAGGATCCGGAAGGCTACTTCCTGTGCGTCAGTGATTATGAAGCTTATAAAGAGCATATGAAACGGAAAGAGGCGGCTGCGTTATGATTAAAATTCTGATCTGTTGTGCCAGCGGCTCCGGGACCAGTCAGTTAATGGCAATTACGGCCCAGAAAGCCTGCAAAAGCGTCGGGGTGGAAGCGAACGTCAAGCACTGTCCGATTGCGGAAGGAAAGTCCTCAGCCAGAAACTATGATCTGGTGCTGACTTCTCCAGCCTTTATCAAAATGTTT belongs to Holdemania massiliensis and includes:
- a CDS encoding PTS sugar transporter subunit IIB, which codes for MIKILICCASGSGTSQLMAITAQKACKSVGVEANVKHCPIAEGKSSARNYDLVLTSPAFIKMFDSAKAAGVNVYPLKNPLSQDEIIAALKAAGYVS